A DNA window from Solanum lycopersicum chromosome 3, SLM_r2.1 contains the following coding sequences:
- the cathDInh gene encoding cathepsin D inhibitor protein precursor: protein MMKCLFLLCLCLFPIVVFSSSFTSQNPIELPSASPKPNPVLDTNGNELNPNSSYRIISTFWGALGGDVYLGKSPRSSAPCLDGVFRYNSDVGTVGTPVRFIPLSGGIFEDQLMNLQFNIATVKLCVSYTIWKAGNLNAYYRAMLLETGGSIGQVDSSYFKIVKASTFGYNLLYCPITRPVLCPFCRGDDFCAKVGVINQDGRRRLALVNENPLGVYFKKV from the coding sequence ATGATGAagtgtttatttttgttatgtcTGTGTTTGTTTCCCATTGTGGTgttttcatcaagtttcacTTCCCAAAATCCCATTGAATTACCGAGTGCTTCTCCTAAACCTAATCCAGTACTTGACACAAATGGTAACGAACTTAATCCTAATTCGAGCTATCGCATTATTTCCACATTTTGGGGTGCGTTAGGTGGTGATGTATACCTAGGTAAATCTCCAAGATCATCTGCCCCTTGTCTAGATGGTGTGTTTCGTTACAATTCTGATGTTGGAACTGTCGGTACACCCGTTAGATTCATTCCTTTATCTGGAGGTATATTTGAAGATCAACTAATGAACCTACAATTCAACATTGCAACAGTGAAATTGTGTGTTAGTTATACAATTTGGAAAGCCGGTAATTTAAATGCATACTATAGGGCGATGTTGTTGGAGACGGGAGGAAGCATAGGACAAGTAGATAGCAGTTATTTCAAGATTGTTAAAGCATCAACATTTGGTTACAACTTACTCTATTGCCCTATTACTCGTCCTGTGCTTTGTCCATTTTGCCGTGGTGATGACTTCTGTGCAAAAGTGGGTGTAATTAATCAAGATGGAAGAAGGCGTTTGGCTCTTGTCAACGAAAATCCTCTTGGGGTCTACTTCAAGAAAGTCTAG